One Bombina bombina isolate aBomBom1 chromosome 5, aBomBom1.pri, whole genome shotgun sequence DNA segment encodes these proteins:
- the LOC128661556 gene encoding uncharacterized protein F54H12.2-like, whose protein sequence is MAFIHNGSLECAKSELDIFQIQPTQTSIEKSLYVEIQPLTAIIENAPLEFYIAGSGDHYFDLNNTLLFITCKIVKQDNTPPPEGARVSLINYPLSTLFNQVDVTLGDRLVSQSNNLYAYRGYIETILNYSADTLSTQFTGGLFYKDTAGHHDTRVLGGDNQGFNKRAHMLERGKTIELLGHLHSDLFFQEKLMLNGIDLKIKLTRNKDAFCLMSAEAEQYKVQILNASLFVKRVQISPAVRIGHAQGLLTANAKYALDRVGLKVYSIAAGSRVCNQENLFLGQLPKLVVIGFVDNDAFSGAYDKNPLCFKHNHVNFAALYLDGEQIPTKPFQPDFENGNAVREYISLVNIAGKQNCGSAILINRDEYINGYTLFPFDLTPDGESGSHYSLIRSGNLRAEIRFSRALERTVNMIVYSVFDNIIEINQRREVLYDYL, encoded by the coding sequence atggcgTTTATTCATAATGGATCCTTAGAATGTGCCAAGTCAGAATTGGATATCTTTCAAATACAGCCTACACAAACAAGTATAGAAAAATCACTCTATGTGGAAATACAACCCCTGACAGCAATTATTGAAAATGCACCTTTAGAGTTCTATATAGCTGGAAGTGGAGATCATTATTTTGATCTGAACAACACCCTTTTGTTCATAACATGCAAAATTgttaaacaagacaatacaccacctCCTGAGGGGGCCCGAGTCAGCCTCATCAACTATCCACTGTCCACACTGTTTAATCAAGTGGATGTCACATTAGGAGACAGACTTGTATCACAATCAAATAATCTTTACGCTTACCGTGGGTACATTGAAACAATTCTTAATTATAGTGCTGATACACTATCAACGCAATTCACAGGTGGACTGTTTTATAAAGATACAGCGGGTCACCATGACACACGTGTCTTGGGTGGAGACAATCAAGGTTTTAACAAAAGAGCGCACATGTTAGAAAGGGGTAAAACTATTGAATTACTAGGTCATCTTCACAGTGACCTGTTTTTCCAAGAAAAGTTAATGTTAAACGGAATTGATTTGAAAATAAAACTTACTAGAAATAAAGATGCATTTTGTCTtatgtctgcagaagcagaacagtATAAAGTACAAATCTTGAATGCATCACTTTTTGTCAAAAGAGTGCAAATATCACCAGCAGTGCGAATAGGTCATGCGCAAGGCCTGCTAACAGCAAATGCAAAATATGCTCTGGATAGAGTCGGACTGAAAGTGTATTCTATCgctgcaggtagccgtgtatgTAATCAAGAAAATTTATTTCTGGGACAATTACCAAAGCTTGTGGTTATAGGATTTGTAGACAATGATGCCTTCTCAGGAGCTTATGACAAGAATCCACTATGTTTCAAACACAACCATGTAAATTTTGCTGCACTCTATCTGGATGGTGAGCAAATACCAACAAAGCCATTTCAACCAGATTTTGAAAATGGAAATGCAGTACGTGAATATATTTCTCTAGTGAACATTGCAGGAAAGCAGAATTGTGGCTCTGCAATCCTAATTAACAGAGATGAATATATAAATGGATACACCCTTTTTCCCTTTGATCTCACACCCGATGGAGAAAGTGGATCTCATTATTCCCTTATACGTAGCGGAAATCTGAGAGCTGAGATTCGATTTTCAAGAGCACTTGAGAGAACTGTTAACATGATTGTATACAGTGTTTTTGACAACATTATTGAAATCAATCAAAGACGAGAAGTTTTGTAtgattatttataa